ATCTAAATAGCACTAATAACGTACAGCACCTGGCGTATGGGGGGTCCTGGGCCAGGGCTGGCGGCCCCTCGATCCTGACCACAGTACAGATATTACTCATCATTCCATTTGGTAGGaaactttcaaaagcactgacCCCGCCCCCTTCCACTCAGAACTTTGTTTTCTGAGTGACTGTTTTGAAAGTTTTTTCCAAGAATTTggagcaaaaaaccccaaaccgcCCTCACACTTTGTCtcagtctctgccccctccctttctTTTTTATTCCCCCACCTCGAAAAAGAGAGTGGAAAAATTACAACAGAGAGTGAAAGTGGGGAaataagaacactttcacttccCCGCCCCCTTTTATCTCACTGGGGAGAAAATTGcagattcatggattccaaggcccaAAGGGACCATTACGGTCATCCAGTCCCACTCTGAGCAGAGGGGTCGGGCCATCAGTCACGGATCACTCTCTCTCTAAGGCAGTGAGCCCCTGGGCCCAGCGCCCCACAGCGTCTCATCCCATCTTGACCCCCCCTTTCATCTCCACTCCAGCACTCTAAGATGTTTACATTGTTCCCGGCCTGGAGCGAAACTGTTAGTGTTCCCCAAGAACTGCTATAAATCCTCCCAGCCAACAGCTTGACGTCTCTCCCCACCGCGTTATGGCAGGAACGCCGAGTGTTCCACCTTCCTACGTCTCACCTCTAGGGAGCTCTGGTTACTCAGGACCCCTGGGGTCTATCCCCAGCTCTCTGAGGGCaatggagtctagtggttagagcaaggaggctgggaaccaggactcctgggttctttccccaacGCTGGGAGAAGAGGGGTTTAGTGGTTAAAGCAGAGGGCTGGGAACCagtactcctgggttctctccccagctttgGGGGGGacgggtctagtggttagagcaggggaggctgggagccaggactccacgACAGCCACACCTGTGCCCGGGGTAATGGCCCTGCcagacaaaaagcaatgggcagATGCTCCCAGCATTCTGTGTGGGCCGAGTGAGCACCATGCTCCTGGGGCTGTGGCCGGGGAGCCAGCCtgtcccccaccctggggccagatcgGAGCTGGTGCCTCCTAGAgcgggaaaggccccgtgtcccattcccacCCATCTCTGCTCTGGTAAATCAGGGAGAGAtatagatagggtgtatggggatggataggtaGAGGGGATGTATGGgactagatggatggatgggggtgggtgtttggggacagacagacagatagataacCTCAGTGCAGTTCCTTACCCCATGTCCAGCTCTGATTCTCTACCGGACCAGATCTCGGAGCACAGTGGATCTCTCCTCTTGCCCTGGCTGGGTAACTCAGCCTCCTGTCCGGGGCAGGGTTGATGTGACAGCTGATAAGGAAAACACTTTGGAGCCCAAAATAAACCTAGGTGTGGGTGTTTCAAGCAGCATtggtggggcaggaagaggtgaccAGAGCACCAAAATAGACACCCAGTTTTCTGTAGCTGCCACTGACATCTGCACTGGGAAACTCCCCGGCTCCCTGAGAGGGGAGAATTTGTCTGttcaaccactagaccccactcccctcccagaactgaggATACGACCCAGGAGACCAGGCatgcagcccccactgctctaatcCCTAGACCCCCCCTCTTCTGCCAGTGTCAgcctccctgctctgaccaccagaccccactcaccTGCCAGAgttggagatagaacccaggagtcctgtcgcCCAGTCCCCGCTCCTTTCTAACAAAAGGCACTTCCCCTGAGCTGTAGGAACCGAAGTCAGGTCTCCTTTTCCTGGTTCCTTTTCCTACTCACTGGAGCAGTGTCTTGCACCCTCAGCTGTCCTGATCTGGATCAGCCCCTAGACCGGTATCCCTGCCTGGCCAGCCAATGGGCACAGGACGGACGGCTGGGAGCCAAGCTCTGGACTCTGCATGGACCCCCTCCCCGACCAGAACTGGGGCCTACTGCCAGGCACTACACAGACACCCAGCAAGCATCTAAGAGATGAGCACCCCAAACTTGGAAGGCTTAGAGGTGGTGGGATATGGGGCACAGGGCCTTTCCCTTCCAGGGGGTGCTGCCTCCCATCCGGCCCCATGCCCGGTGGACTGGCAGGTTTGCGGGGGCAGgcaatggggcacggggcctttcccctttaGGGGGTGCCAGCTCCGATATGGCCCCAGGGCCGGGAACTGGCaggttttttgagggggggggcagggaatggtgcatggggcctttcccctctagtttTCCTCTAGTGGCTCACAGAccaactctccctccccctgccagtgTCCCGGGTCACAAAGCATCGCTGGGCCCTCGGAAACCGCCCTCCGCGCTTGCTGGCTGAACTGGAGAGACAGCAACGGGTGAGGCGCTAGGCAAGACCTGAGCAAccagggcagagttggggttaCTGGCCCCGGAGTCCCCAgtgcagggctcccctccccagacacctatcccccttccctcctccccaaactcTGACCCCTTGTCAACTGCAGCTGGCTACAAAGCTTAGGCAAAGAGGGAAATTGTGGGTGGGGCAAGCCGGTAGTTACAGGGGAGCTGCGACAGTTTCaaggagcccagagccctgagctCCCTTGACAGTTTCTAGAGACCCTAGAGATAACCAATGTTTGTAGGGAGCCTGGAGCCTAGAACCGATAGTTTTGAGGGAGTCCCGAGCCCTCCGTGATTGTGCTGAGGGAGCCCAATCATCCCTGTGGTGATTTCAGGGAAGCCCAGGGCTCAACCACGTAATTTCTAGAAACCCAGCCCTGCTTCCCCTCCTAGAGTTCCTAAGAACCCCAGTTCCTGCTCTGGACAGTTTCTAGGTACCCAACCACCCCTCCACGGGCCCGCAGCAATTTCCAGCCGCGCCTCCAAACCACAGGGACGCCTGGCGGTTTTAAGCAACTTCTGCTTTtgcagagccctaaagtggaaccaaaggggggggggggagggaggagaatgaAGGGGGGGTGGATTGGTCCAGATCTTCCTGTGACGCTCTGTAGCTcgtgggaacaccctacacccccatgttcatctttataaaatgattgtgtggtatccaatgcaacgTTTGTCATGTCGGAtttcttcagaaggctcatgacgcactgagcattgttgttctAGTGATGTTATAggaattgttgttacagtaatgttatagtggtgttataggttataatttaatgtatatagttatgaggctgaaaatgtatccttgtAACTTAAAACAAGGCAAAAACTCTTCaaaagcagagaggcagttcacacctcatcagggcaggcatgggacaaacccagcccagcctcacaggaacaaagaacACTGGCTAGACAGTGACAAAAGAATCAGTTAGACcctcgagggagtcaccccccttcctttggtcagtttgggcgatggggtaatgctcacctgactctgaagggagtggggcaaagccaagagggaagaaagaacgtgacaaaaggaagagacattttgccatcctctctctcttccacctccatctacagacaccaccaccaagcgactgaagcgctgatcaaaggggagagcctggctgagaagcaaccagccagcctgtggtgagaagcatctaagtttgtaagggcattgaaagggTTAAGATCCGCTTAgaaatgcgttttgcttttatttcatttgaccaaatctgacttgtgctttgacttataatcacttaaatctactTGTTTGTTCTACCCGAAGccgtgcatttggtttgaagcgtgtcagagactccccttgggatcacaagtctggtacatatcaatttatttgttacattggcgaactcatataagcttgcagcgtccagcaggcataactgggcactgcaagatggaggttcctcgggctgtgtctgggaccagagatattggctagtgtcattcggtggCACAATCCAAGGAACAGctgacatgccagaggctgtgcgtgaccagcccaggagtgggggttctcacagcagagcacggtaaggctggctcccagagtcaaggatgggagtgacctagcagatcaccgatccagataacaccaggggaacgtcacaccatcccctcccagCAAGCTGCAAAACTGCTGAGCTCTGCACAGCGGGAATGTGGTCTAGGCCAAGGGGTTGGGCAATACAGTTCTCATCTGCTGCCACCTAGTGGGCAGAGGGGAGACTGGCGGGTGTCTGGTCATTGATTCTCGCCTGCCAGGGCGTGTTGGACGGGCAGCGCTGAACCCAGGccgaggggcagctgggccaggcTCAGAGACCGAACGGGGCAATCAGAACTAGGAAGGGAGAGGCTGCATCGGCTGCACCTCCCGCTGGGCCCTTCTCCCCATTTAGACAGagggaacctgaggcacagagcgaggcagggacttgcccagggtcacactggCAGCtgagaataggacccaggagtcgtGGCTCCCAGGCcctccgctctaaccactaggccccactcccctcttatagctggaaatagaaccctggagtcctggctcccagcccccctgctctaaccactaggccccactcccctcttatagctggaaataaaacccaggtgtcccagctcccccactctaaccactagaccccactcccctcccagatctgggaatagaacccaggagtcctggctcccagcccctgcactgtgcTGTGAGTGCAGCACACCCATTTCAGCGGGGGCCTGGTCTCAGTCGAATGATAACTACAATAACGATATTAATAATAACGACCCCACTGGAGCTGGGAAAACTTTATTGATTAAATCAGCACGGATCCGTTAGTGGAATGCAATTTACAGCCAGTGGGCAAAAGAGTCAGCGCTAGGGTGGAGTGGTGAGACCCCTGGGTGATCCCGATtggccccagctgggggctctggccccattgactcccatGGAGCTAtagcccattgaccccagctgggatccggccccattgCCTCTGTTCCTACTAACTCATTGATCAGTCCTGGGACATTCTTGCAGGAGCTGGGATTTCATTGACAGGAGATTTAGGATTCCCACTGATTGTGGTTTGGAATATTTCTACGTCCAAGTTACACAGACCTCCCAGTTACCTCGGACATATCTCTAGCACCTTCCATATACAATGGGTAGGAATCATGGCCTCAGtgccaaaatgcagccacctctggggtggggcacctGGGGCTGGCTCACCtgctgctgagatgcagccacctctgggtcaGGGCAGCTGGGGAATAACTGCACAGTGACACCTCATAGGCTGGCTCACCCAATGCAGATCTACAGGACGGAGTTTAGTCTATTCCCCCAGTAGCAGAGTAAGCCGTACAGTCTATTTCGCCCTAGGGGGGCGAGGGGGTCTGGATCATTTTCTATATCCAATTCTCCCAAGGCAGGATCCGTCCCATGGGGGTACAAAATGAGCACAAGAAATCTGGACCCTGCCATCACACCCCGCCTGGCATCTCctcaccccccatcccagcccagtCAGGGATGTCCCCATTCTAAGGGGTCTTTCAAGACCACCAATGGTCAAGGTCATGACCATGCACTCATGTCTCAGTGGAAAACTGCTACCTCACCCCCTAGTCCTGTCAAAACCAGACACCTCCTTGTCCTAAGGGGGATATGTACTGACCCATGGATAGGCCAGGTTCTTGGACTCACGTGCCATCCAAGGTCGGAGACTACTAGTCCCATAGGAATTCTGTAAAGACCATGAATTGCCCGGTCCTTTGTCTTACGTCCTATCCAAGATCGAAGGTTCTGGGTGCCGTGGGGAATCTGTAATGGTCATGAATTTCCCGGTCCTTGGTCCTGCGTCCTATCCAAGATTGGAGGCTCCCAGCCCCATGGGGAATTTTTAAGGTTCATGAGCAGCCGGGTCCCACAGCCCATCCAAGATTGCCAATCTCCCCGAATCCTGTCCCAACAGCGTTTGGTGTCTCCTTGTCTCATGGTCACTTGGAGCTCCCCACCCCGGGGCCTGTACTTCCATGTGATGCAGCCCCCTTCTCAGGCTGCCCCTTGCCTGCCTCCCTGTGACCCATGGTCATCTTCTGCCGGAAGGAGCTGCAACGCTGCCCCACCGAGCGCCACACCCAGGCCAGGCCGTGGTCCTTGGCCGAGGAGAGGAAGTAGAAGATGAGCGGGTCCAGGAAGGCGTTGCAGGCACCGGGCAGCAGCGCCACCCTGCGCCACCAGACGTCCTCGCCGCGGGCGTAGCCCACCACGTGGGACAGGTTATAGGGTCCGAAGCAGAGCACAAAGACAGAGAGCGTGGCCAAGGCCAGCCGCACCGCCCGGCGCTTCTTCTGCTCGTGGAGACGGGACTTGACGAGGACATGGATGCAGCCGGCGTAGCAGAAGACCGTGATCACCAAGGGCAGGAAGAACAGGGCCACGGAGAGCTCCAAGCGGACAGGAGCTAGCAGGGCCAGCTGCTCTGGACTGAATTCCTGGTAGCAGGCGGTGCCGTTGCCCATAAAGAGGGTGGCGTTGGCGCCCAGCGAAGTCTCCAGGATGAGCAACAGGACGCCGTGAAAGGCCACCAGGGTCCAGATGGCCACGCAGACCAGGCAGGAGTAAAGGGGCTTCTTGTAGAGCTGGTAGCGGATGGGGAAGGCGGCGCCCAGGTAGCGCCCGGCACTGACCGCCGTCAGGAAGCAGGTGCTGGCGTAGAGCGTGCCGAAGTGGGCCAGGCTGTAGAGAGGGCAGAGGAAGCTTGGTGGGGACCAGCCGGGTGGAACCACCTCCAGGATCTTGAGTGGCAGGATGAGGACGAAGGCCAGGTCCGAGATGCAGAGGTTGATCATGTAGATGAGGTTGGGGGTGAGGCGGGTGCGGGCGCGGCGGTAGAAGATGTACAGCACCAAGGTGTTGGCGGGCAAGCCCAGCAGGATGGTGACGGAGTAGACAGCCAGGGCCAGGGTGTCCAGCGGGTCCATGGTGCCGGCTCagcggggggtggaggagggaggcatCTCAGCTGGGGCTGGAATGATAACAAGGATGATCCCCCTTCACCGTGTCTCCTAGAtccagccccccatccctgccccacatcccctcgATCCATACCCCagatccctgccccacagccgcATCCCCTAGatccaccccccatccctgccccacgtTCTCTAGAGCCACACCCCAGATCCCTGTCCCACGACCGCGTTGCCTAGATCCatctccacatccctgccccatgACCACACCCCCTAGATCCACCTCCTCATCCCTGCCTCATCATTACATCCCCTAGATCGAcccgcccccatccctgccccatgaCCATGTCCCTTCGATCcactcccatccctgccccatggccacaTCTCCTAGatccaccccccatccctgccctacgGCTGCATCCCCTAGATCCACCTCCACTTTCCTGCCCCATGTCCACACACCCTGGATCTACCCCCAGTCTCTGCCTCATGGCCACGTCCCCTAGATCCACCCCCAGATTCCTGCCCCACGGCTGTGTCCCCTCGATCCACCATGATCTTTGCCCCATCACCGCATCCCCTAGATCCACCTccatgtccctgccccatggccGCGTCCCCTagatccaccccccccccatccctgcctcatGGCCACATCCCCTAGCTCCTACCTCTCTGGCTCAGCTCCCCACACCTGTGCTCCAGGGACGTGGCGAGCTGCTGTGCCAGCGGTCGCTGGGGGCGTGGATCAGCCTGCTCCCAGGTGGGATGAAATTGCCCAGAAGGAATTGTTCAACCAGGGCAGCTTCATCCCCCGGCTACGTGGCTGGGCCATAAAGCCATAAAAACCCGGGGAGGCGCAGGGGGCCGCCCTGCCCCACGGGCCTTTCTGCCTCGTGCCCCCCAGCTGGAGCGACTGAGAGGGAGAGAACGGCCGCCGAGACGGGGGCACGGCTGGATTATCCCCCACGGGGAATGGATCCCTCTGTGTGGACCCGGAGCTGGGATCCCGAAGTAGGACAGACACCCAGCCCCGCAATGTGACCCGATAAATGGGACTCGCCCCCTCatcctgggaggagattttcccCACTTCAGAGGCAGCTGCCGCTCATCAATCCCTGCGTGGCGGTTTCCTAGCTGCCCcgcaccagaggtggctgcatctcggtgctgggtgatccatccccatacagagtCGCTGTGCGgctcttccccagctgctccgCCCCAGAGCTAGACGCATTTCTTGGGGACTCCTTTAAAAGCAGCTGGATCCCCCCCTTGTTAGTGACAAGCAGCATAGCATGGCATTCAGGTGTGCTACAGGTGCTTTCTACCAACTGCCAACGGAGTGGTTTCTCCTAGCGCCAGAGCcgaggctagaacccaggagtcctggctcccagccccgctgctgTCAGCCCATCAGTTGTCAGGGCCTGTTATTTTGATGGCTGATACAAAGCTCAGTGAGCGAACTCCCCCGAGATCCCTATCGCTCTGCTTGTTTCCGTGACTCTGTGGTATTTCCGCTGGGAGAGATAATGTGGTTTTAGAGACACACAGGAAGGCA
Above is a window of Chrysemys picta bellii isolate R12L10 chromosome 20, ASM1138683v2, whole genome shotgun sequence DNA encoding:
- the LOC135976760 gene encoding free fatty acid receptor 1-like, coding for MDPLDTLALAVYSVTILLGLPANTLVLYIFYRRARTRLTPNLIYMINLCISDLAFVLILPLKILEVVPPGWSPPSFLCPLYSLAHFGTLYASTCFLTAVSAGRYLGAAFPIRYQLYKKPLYSCLVCVAIWTLVAFHGVLLLILETSLGANATLFMGNGTACYQEFSPEQLALLAPVRLELSVALFFLPLVITVFCYAGCIHVLVKSRLHEQKKRRAVRLALATLSVFVLCFGPYNLSHVVGYARGEDVWWRRVALLPGACNAFLDPLIFYFLSSAKDHGLAWVWRSVGQRCSSFRQKMTMGHREAGKGQPEKGAASHGSTGPGVGSSK